AGTGACAGAGAGGACTGAAAACCGTGACTACCTTCGACGGTGACACGTCCGCGGGTGAGGCGGTCGATCTAACAGAGGCCAACGCCTTCCAGGATGCAGCGGCCCCGGCTGAAGAGGTCGATCCGGCCGCCGCGCTCAAAGCGGAGCTGCGCAGCAAGCCCGGCGACTGGTACGTCGTTCACTCCTACGCAGGGTACGAGAACAAGGTCAAGGCCAACCTGGAAACCCGGGTGCAGAACCTTGATGTCGGCGACTACATCTTCCAGGTGGAGGTGCCCACCGAAGAGGTCACCGAGATCAAAAACGGCCAACGCAAGCAGGTCAACCGTAAGGTGCTGCCCGGCTACATTCTGGTGCGGATGGACTTGACCGACGACTCCTGGGCCGCGGTGCGTAACACGCCGGGGGTCACGGGGTTCGTTGGGGCAACATCTCGCCCGTCAGCGCTCGCCCTCGACGACGTGGTGAAGTTTCTGCTTCCGCGGGGGTCGACGAGGAAGGCTGCCAAGGGTGCGGCCAGCACGGCTGCCGCCGCCGAGGCGGGCGGGCTAGAGCGTCCGGTCGTCGAGGTCGACTACGAGGTGGGCGAATCGGTAACCGTCATGGACGGGCCGTTTGCCACATTGCCGGCCACGATCAGCGAGGTCAACGCCGAACAGCAGAAACTCAAGGTGCTGGTCTCCATCTTCGGCCGCGAAACACCGGTGGAGCTGACCTTTGGCCAAGTCTCCAAGATCTAGCCCAGCAGGGCAGGCCACACAGGCTGAAACAAGGAAGGACATCGACACGTCATGGCCCCGAAGAAGAAGGTCGCCGGGTTGATCAAGCTGCAGATCGTGGCGGGCCAGGCCAACCCTGCCCCGCCAGTGGGCCCCGCGCTCGGTCAGCACGGCGTCAACATCATGGAGTTCTGCAAGGCGTACAACGCCGCGACGGAGAACCAGCGCGGCAACGTCATCCCGGTGGAGATCACCGTTTATGAAGACCGTAGCTTCACTTTCACGCTGAAGACGCCGCCCGCCGCCAAGCTGCTGCTTAAGGCCGCTGGTGTGGCGAAGGGTTCGGCGGAGCCGCACAAGACCAAGGTCGCCAAAGTCACCTGGGATCAAGTCCGCGAAATCGCCGAGACCAAGAAGACGGACCTCAACGCCAACGACGTCGACGCTGCGGCCAAGATCATCGCCGGTACCGCTCGGTCGATGGGCATCACCGTCGAATAGGGCCCTACCCGTGGGAGGGCCAGCTTCGGCCCGCTGAGTAACCACGACCCATAGATTGGATATCAAATGAGCAAGACCAGCAAGGCATATCGCGCCGCCGCCGCGAAGGTGGACCGCACCAACCTCTACACCCCGCTGCAGGCGGCCAAGCTTGCCAAAGAGACCTCGTCGACCAAGCAGGACGCGACCGTCGAGGTGGCGATCCGGCTTGGCGTCGACCCGCGTAAGGCAGACCAGATGGTTCGCGGCACGGTCAACCTGCCACACGGCACTGGTAAGACTGCCCGCGTCGCGGTATTCGCGGTTGGTGAAAAGGCCGATGCTGCCGTTGCCGCGGGGGCGGATGTTGTCGGGAGTGACGATCTGATCGAGAGGATTCAGGGCGGCTGGCTGGAATTCGATGCCGCGATCGCGACACCGGATCAGATGGCCAAAGTCGGTCGCATCGCTCGGGTGCTGGGTCCGCGCGGCCTGATGCCCAACCCGAAAACCGGCACCGTCACCGCCGACGTCGCCAAGGCCGTCGCGGACATCAAGGGCGGCAAGATCAACTTCCGGGTTGACAAGCAGGCCAACCTGCACTTCGTCATCGGGAAAGCGTCGTTCGACGAGAAGTTGTTGGCGGAGAACTACGGCGCGGCGATCGACGAGGTGCTGCGGCTCAAGCCGTCCTCGTCGAAGGGCCGCTACCTGAAGAAGATCACCGTGTCGACGACGACGGGCCCGGGCATTCCGGTCGACCCATCCATCACCCGCAACTTCGCGGGGGAGTAGTTTCCCCGGCGAGCAGACGCATAAGCCCCCGCACGCACGGCGTGTCGGGGGCTTATGCGTCTGCTCGCCGGGCTTAGGCCGCGGCACCCGGCTTGAGGTAGGTCACCAGGCTGCAGTCGAGCATCTCGTCGGTGAAGTAGTGCTCGCAGCCACGCAAATACTTCATGTAGCGGTTGTAGACCTCTTCGGAGGTGACCTCGATGGCCTTGTCCTTATTGGACTGCAGCGTGTCCCCCCAGATCCGCAGCGTCTTGATGTAATGCGGGCGCAACGAGAGCGGCTCCGGGACGGTGAAACCGGCCTTCTCGCCGTGTTCGACCATCATCTCGGTGGACGGCAGGCGGCCGCCGGGAAATATCTCGGTGACGATGAACTTGATGAAACGCGCCGTCTCGAAGCTCAGCTTCTTACCGCGGGCCGCCATCTCGTAGGGGTGGTAGCTGACGCTGCTCTGGACGGTCATCCGGCCGTCGGCGGGCATGATGTTGAAACACCGCTTGAAGAAGTCGTCGTAGT
Above is a window of Mycobacterium tuberculosis H37Rv DNA encoding:
- the rplA gene encoding 50S ribosomal protein L1 gives rise to the protein MSKTSKAYRAAAAKVDRTNLYTPLQAAKLAKETSSTKQDATVEVAIRLGVDPRKADQMVRGTVNLPHGTGKTARVAVFAVGEKADAAVAAGADVVGSDDLIERIQGGWLEFDAAIATPDQMAKVGRIARVLGPRGLMPNPKTGTVTADVAKAVADIKGGKINFRVDKQANLHFVIGKASFDEKLLAENYGAAIDEVLRLKPSSSKGRYLKKITVSTTTGPGIPVDPSITRNFAGE
- the nusG gene encoding transcription termination/antitermination protein NusG, coding for MTTFDGDTSAGEAVDLTEANAFQDAAAPAEEVDPAAALKAELRSKPGDWYVVHSYAGYENKVKANLETRVQNLDVGDYIFQVEVPTEEVTEIKNGQRKQVNRKVLPGYILVRMDLTDDSWAAVRNTPGVTGFVGATSRPSALALDDVVKFLLPRGSTRKAAKGAASTAAAAEAGGLERPVVEVDYEVGESVTVMDGPFATLPATISEVNAEQQKLKVLVSIFGRETPVELTFGQVSKI
- the rplK gene encoding 50S ribosomal protein L11, producing MAPKKKVAGLIKLQIVAGQANPAPPVGPALGQHGVNIMEFCKAYNAATENQRGNVIPVEITVYEDRSFTFTLKTPPAAKLLLKAAGVAKGSAEPHKTKVAKVTWDQVREIAETKKTDLNANDVDAAAKIIAGTARSMGITVE